A region from the Pelagovum pacificum genome encodes:
- a CDS encoding ABC transporter ATP-binding protein, translating into MRNRPVAEGDVLTVDDLKAYFMVDGYGITREVRAVDGATLRVRKGEVYGLAGESGSGKTTLVKAIAGAIRPPLKIVDGSVRYQFGGETVDIYDKSVNHQSLRWRHLSYIMQGSMSVLNPVRRVRRSFLDFAYRHMNMPKAQFWEAVETHLKKLQLDPAILDAYPHQLSGGMRQRTTIALATVCKPEFIIADEPTTALDVIVQRDVLKMIKEVQRQQDSSIVFVTHDMSVHATIADRIGIVYAGRIVEEGPTTQLFRDPQHPYTVHLISSLPRIGDKSARTSLPGRPPNLADPPSGCRFHPRCPLAIDRCRKEAPPLEGRHGENRVACWRAGEAKIA; encoded by the coding sequence ATGCGCAACAGGCCCGTGGCCGAGGGCGACGTCCTCACCGTGGACGATCTCAAGGCCTACTTCATGGTCGACGGCTACGGCATCACCCGCGAGGTGCGCGCCGTCGACGGCGCCACCCTGCGGGTCCGCAAGGGGGAGGTCTACGGCCTCGCCGGGGAATCCGGGTCCGGCAAGACGACGCTGGTGAAGGCGATCGCCGGGGCCATCCGGCCGCCGCTCAAGATCGTCGACGGATCGGTCCGCTACCAGTTCGGCGGTGAGACGGTCGACATCTACGACAAGTCGGTGAATCACCAGTCGCTGCGCTGGCGCCACCTGAGCTACATCATGCAGGGCTCGATGAGCGTGCTGAACCCGGTGCGCCGGGTGCGGCGGTCGTTCCTCGACTTCGCCTACCGTCACATGAACATGCCCAAGGCGCAGTTCTGGGAGGCGGTGGAAACCCACCTTAAGAAGCTGCAGCTCGACCCGGCGATCCTTGATGCCTACCCGCACCAGCTGTCGGGGGGGATGCGCCAGCGCACGACCATCGCGCTCGCCACCGTCTGCAAGCCGGAGTTCATCATCGCCGACGAGCCGACGACTGCGCTCGACGTGATCGTGCAGCGCGACGTGTTGAAGATGATCAAGGAGGTCCAGCGCCAGCAGGACAGTTCCATCGTCTTCGTCACGCACGACATGTCCGTTCACGCCACGATCGCCGACCGGATCGGCATCGTCTATGCCGGACGCATCGTGGAGGAGGGGCCGACGACGCAGCTTTTCCGGGATCCGCAGCACCCCTACACGGTGCACCTGATCTCGTCCCTGCCGCGGATCGGCGACAAGAGCGCGCGCACCAGCCTGCCGGGACGGCCGCCGAACCTCGCCGACCCGCCGAGCGGCTGCCGCTTTCACCCGCGCTGTCCGCTCGCCATCGACCGCTGCCGCAAGGAGGCGCCACCGCTTGAGGGGCGCCACGGAGAAAACCGCGTCGCCTGCTGGCGTGCGGGGGAGGCCAAGATCGCATGA
- a CDS encoding ABC transporter permease, translating into MFKVIRDLLRYNTEFLAGFTLTLLVLVFASAHFWTPYPGYNLYLLPPDMPPSTEYWFGTTSRGQDVLWQLSEAVWNTMAFGLTVTILSRVIAISVGMVSGYLGGRADRILMSINDTFIALPNIPILLLVYFVLREEMTWPLLAVCAALLGWTYDSRLIRSVSLSLRSREFTRHGVFSGMSTWRILVREHLPYVLPIVFFTAMNNLIWAISLEVTLSVLGFTDINRPSIGGMIYWANQHQAIISGIWWWIAFPILSIVILFLGLFMLAMSVNEYVDPRSRLDRMGGVA; encoded by the coding sequence ATGTTCAAAGTCATCCGCGACCTTCTGCGCTACAACACCGAGTTCCTCGCCGGCTTCACGCTGACGCTGCTGGTCCTCGTGTTCGCCTCGGCGCACTTCTGGACGCCCTACCCGGGCTACAACCTCTACCTCCTGCCGCCCGACATGCCGCCCTCGACGGAATACTGGTTCGGCACCACCTCGCGCGGTCAGGATGTCCTCTGGCAACTGTCCGAGGCGGTCTGGAACACCATGGCCTTCGGCCTGACCGTCACCATCCTGAGCCGGGTCATCGCGATCTCGGTCGGCATGGTGTCGGGCTACCTCGGTGGCCGGGCGGACCGCATCCTCATGTCCATCAACGACACCTTCATTGCGCTGCCCAACATCCCGATCCTGCTGCTGGTCTACTTCGTCCTGCGCGAAGAGATGACCTGGCCGCTGCTCGCCGTCTGCGCCGCGCTCCTGGGATGGACCTATGACAGCCGGCTGATCCGCTCCGTCTCGCTCAGCCTGCGCAGCCGGGAGTTCACGCGCCACGGCGTCTTCTCGGGCATGAGCACGTGGCGCATCCTGGTGCGCGAACATCTGCCTTACGTCCTGCCGATCGTGTTCTTCACCGCGATGAACAACCTGATCTGGGCGATCAGCCTCGAGGTCACGCTGTCGGTGCTCGGCTTCACGGACATCAACCGCCCCAGCATCGGCGGCATGATCTACTGGGCGAACCAGCACCAGGCGATCATCTCCGGCATCTGGTGGTGGATCGCGTTCCCGATCCTCTCCATCGTGATCCTGTTCCTCGGGCTCTTCATGCTTGCGATGTCGGTCAATGAATATGTCGACCCGCGCAGCCGGCTCGACCGGATGGGAGGTGTCGCGTGA
- a CDS encoding ABC transporter permease → MSSLTAYILKRFMQFVFVIFTGVTLAFLITNLSPVDPVEQSLTQLTSFGASDPRAVEMMREALAELYGLQGNLFEQYLNFWGRVLRADFGPSLSAFPTPVSKLIANAAPWTVGLLVTSILITFVIGNVVGALAGYFRHNRALKVLGMAIMTINPIPHYFLGLILLILLGYIFPIFPISGGARMNMDIGLNLSYIGSVLYHGFLPALSLVLAGLGGWFIGMRSLVSNIVTDDHVIYAELGGVRRSTIFSQYVARNAMLPQMTGLAMQLGQIFGGTVIVEFLFNYPGMGRLLIQGIYRGDYSLVLGVTTISIFAVAVAVLLIDILYPLIDPRVKLG, encoded by the coding sequence ATGAGCAGTCTGACAGCCTATATCCTGAAGCGTTTCATGCAGTTCGTCTTCGTGATCTTCACGGGCGTGACGCTGGCGTTTCTCATCACCAACCTATCACCGGTCGACCCGGTCGAGCAGTCGCTGACCCAGCTTACGAGCTTCGGCGCCAGCGATCCCCGCGCCGTCGAGATGATGCGGGAGGCCCTGGCCGAACTCTACGGCCTGCAGGGCAACCTGTTCGAACAGTACCTGAATTTCTGGGGACGCGTGCTGCGGGCCGACTTCGGCCCCTCGCTGTCCGCCTTCCCGACCCCCGTCTCTAAGCTGATCGCCAACGCCGCGCCCTGGACGGTCGGGCTGCTGGTCACTTCGATCCTCATCACCTTCGTGATCGGCAACGTGGTCGGCGCGCTGGCGGGCTACTTCCGCCACAACCGCGCGCTGAAGGTGCTGGGCATGGCGATCATGACGATCAACCCGATCCCGCACTACTTCCTCGGCCTGATCCTGCTGATCCTGCTGGGCTACATCTTCCCGATCTTTCCGATCTCGGGCGGCGCCCGGATGAACATGGATATCGGCCTGAACCTCAGCTACATCGGCTCGGTTCTCTATCACGGGTTCCTGCCGGCGCTGTCGCTGGTTCTCGCCGGCCTGGGCGGGTGGTTCATCGGGATGCGCTCGCTGGTCTCCAACATCGTGACCGACGACCACGTCATCTACGCCGAGCTCGGCGGCGTCCGCCGCAGCACGATCTTCAGCCAGTACGTCGCACGCAACGCGATGCTGCCCCAGATGACCGGCCTTGCCATGCAGCTCGGCCAGATCTTCGGCGGCACCGTGATCGTGGAGTTCCTGTTCAACTACCCCGGCATGGGCCGGCTGCTGATCCAGGGCATCTACCGGGGCGACTACAGCCTCGTGCTCGGCGTCACCACGATCTCGATCTTCGCCGTCGCCGTGGCGGTCCTGCTGATCGACATCCTCTATCCGCTCATCGATCCGCGCGTGAAGCTGGGATAA
- a CDS encoding ABC transporter substrate-binding protein, producing MRLRRLLLATIGALAWAAPVAAQDFIAGLPREETLIIQGPAAQNADWFNLWAPGGGANPNGNQQLSADTLWFINPEGSGDSAWQNALAASRPQYNDDFTQMTVELKDGIFWSDGEPFTADDLVFTVQTQIDNPGMNWSAPFTINVESVEATDDHTVVFNLKAPNSRFHTLFTVRWNAAWIMPEHVFADVEDPLSHTFNPPVSLSAYVLENYDSNGQWAIWRLRDDWERTSIGMTLDEAPAVKYVVYRTAGNPDARVIEQLNHNLDVINDIAPEGMFTIARDAADSTTQWLPGFPFAHPDPTLPSVLLNNQLDKLSDPKVRWALALLIDIRAVSMGSYRGAANIAALSVPPTGSAIPDYYEPMQDWLADYELDTGEGTVQPYNPDIAQQIAELVGPQWGDSIPEDPELRKEMFGFGWWQQDPEAAAQLLRSAGFTEQGDGWLTPDGEPFEMKLQVEGDNIPTLARAGTIIAQQWSLNGIPTEVVVAGPTHTQRLDVGDYEAAIFWTVETWGGHPDLSFFLESYHSDFLVPLGESQPPRNLNRWANEQLDEIIEENRTVPFDSPRVAELGMEYLKLAVDEMPFIPLMAYNKFAPFDTTYWTGYPSIEDPYSASGPFWSNIRYMVVELEPAGSE from the coding sequence ATGAGACTTCGCAGGTTGCTATTGGCGACAATCGGGGCCCTGGCATGGGCCGCACCCGTTGCCGCGCAAGACTTCATCGCCGGTCTGCCACGGGAAGAAACCCTGATCATCCAGGGCCCGGCGGCGCAGAACGCGGACTGGTTCAACCTCTGGGCGCCCGGTGGCGGCGCCAACCCGAACGGGAACCAGCAGCTGTCGGCCGACACGCTCTGGTTCATCAACCCGGAAGGGTCGGGGGACAGTGCCTGGCAGAACGCGCTCGCCGCGTCGCGCCCGCAGTACAACGACGACTTCACCCAGATGACGGTCGAACTGAAGGACGGCATCTTCTGGAGTGACGGCGAGCCCTTCACGGCCGACGACCTCGTCTTCACGGTTCAGACCCAGATCGACAACCCCGGCATGAACTGGTCGGCGCCGTTCACCATCAACGTGGAGTCGGTCGAGGCCACGGACGACCACACCGTCGTCTTCAACCTCAAGGCGCCGAACTCGCGCTTCCACACGCTCTTTACCGTGCGCTGGAACGCGGCGTGGATCATGCCCGAGCACGTCTTCGCCGATGTCGAGGATCCGCTCAGCCATACGTTCAACCCGCCCGTGTCGCTCTCGGCCTACGTGCTCGAGAACTACGACTCGAACGGGCAGTGGGCGATCTGGCGGCTCCGCGACGACTGGGAGCGCACGTCGATCGGCATGACGCTGGATGAGGCCCCGGCCGTCAAGTACGTGGTCTACCGCACCGCCGGTAACCCGGACGCCCGGGTCATCGAACAGTTGAACCACAACCTCGACGTCATCAACGATATCGCGCCCGAGGGGATGTTCACGATCGCCCGCGACGCCGCCGACAGCACGACCCAGTGGCTCCCCGGCTTCCCGTTCGCGCACCCCGACCCGACGCTGCCGTCGGTGCTGCTGAACAACCAGCTCGACAAGCTGTCCGATCCCAAGGTGCGCTGGGCGCTCGCGCTGCTCATCGACATCCGGGCGGTTTCCATGGGCTCCTACCGGGGCGCGGCCAACATCGCGGCGCTGTCCGTGCCGCCTACCGGCTCGGCGATCCCGGACTACTACGAACCGATGCAGGATTGGCTCGCCGACTACGAACTCGACACCGGCGAAGGCACAGTCCAGCCCTACAACCCCGACATCGCCCAGCAGATCGCCGAGCTCGTCGGGCCGCAGTGGGGCGACTCGATCCCCGAGGACCCGGAACTCCGCAAGGAGATGTTCGGCTTCGGCTGGTGGCAGCAGGATCCGGAGGCAGCAGCCCAGCTTCTGCGCTCCGCCGGCTTCACCGAGCAGGGTGACGGATGGCTCACGCCCGACGGCGAGCCGTTCGAGATGAAGCTCCAGGTCGAGGGCGACAACATCCCGACGCTGGCCCGTGCCGGCACGATCATCGCCCAGCAGTGGAGCCTGAACGGCATCCCGACCGAAGTCGTGGTGGCGGGTCCGACCCACACCCAGCGGCTCGACGTGGGGGACTACGAGGCGGCGATCTTCTGGACCGTCGAAACCTGGGGCGGGCATCCCGACCTGAGCTTCTTCCTCGAAAGCTACCACTCGGACTTCCTCGTCCCGCTCGGCGAAAGCCAGCCCCCGCGGAACCTGAACCGCTGGGCGAACGAGCAGCTCGACGAGATCATCGAGGAGAACCGTACCGTTCCCTTCGACAGCCCGAGGGTCGCCGAACTCGGCATGGAGTACCTGAAGCTCGCCGTCGACGAGATGCCGTTCATCCCGCTGATGGCCTACAACAAGTTCGCGCCGTTCGACACGACCTACTGGACTGGCTACCCGAGCATCGAAGACCCGTACTCCGCGTCCGGCCCCTTCTGGTCGAACATCCGGTACATGGTTGTCGAGCTGGAGCCCGCAGGCTCCGAGTAA
- a CDS encoding GH39 family glycosyl hydrolase: MPGQGQVTMQVDASSKQGSYHPMWNWFGYDEPNYTYTDDGKKLLRDLAAASGTAPHIRTHNLLTSGDGEASLKWGSTNAYTEDADGNPVYDWTIMDRIFDAYVEANTTPFVQVAFTPEALSDDPGPYRHSWSLEDTYSTIMTGWAAPPNDLDKWYGLVKAWAEHLVERYGREKVVTWPWECWNEPDGHYWKGTIPEYCEMFAATVRAVKDVLPEARVGGPHTCGAHDNPKAQTFLRGVLDYVTEHEVPIDFIAFHAKGQPKLKDGEVRMGVAKHLLDIRGNLEIIAEYPPLAKLPVIIGESDPEGCAACSARVHPQNAYRNGPLYGVYVVESMMRTYELSRNSGIHIEGAVTWAFMFDGQPWFDGFRDLATNGVCKAVLNAFRLMGKLDGDWIAAESDGALPLDQILDQGVRRAPDLNCVATRDDTGVSVLFWNYHDDNVVNDGDTAEITLDLSGLPDGTLTLREFRMDADHGNAFGVWQDMGSPQDPSAEQLEKLHAASELPVIAEASETAHSGKLTYGTSLPRQGVGLLRIDF, encoded by the coding sequence ATGCCCGGACAGGGACAGGTCACGATGCAGGTGGACGCGAGCTCGAAGCAGGGCAGCTACCACCCGATGTGGAACTGGTTTGGCTACGACGAGCCGAACTATACCTACACAGACGACGGCAAGAAGCTGTTGCGCGATCTCGCCGCCGCGTCGGGCACCGCGCCGCACATCCGGACGCACAACCTGCTGACCTCCGGTGACGGCGAAGCCTCGCTGAAGTGGGGCTCCACCAACGCCTATACCGAAGATGCCGATGGCAACCCGGTCTACGACTGGACGATCATGGACCGGATCTTCGACGCCTACGTCGAAGCGAACACCACGCCCTTCGTGCAGGTCGCCTTCACGCCGGAGGCGCTGTCCGACGATCCCGGCCCCTACCGCCACTCGTGGTCGTTGGAAGACACCTATTCGACCATCATGACAGGCTGGGCCGCCCCGCCGAACGACCTCGACAAGTGGTATGGCCTCGTGAAGGCGTGGGCCGAGCACTTGGTCGAGCGTTACGGCCGCGAGAAAGTCGTGACCTGGCCGTGGGAATGCTGGAACGAGCCGGACGGTCACTACTGGAAAGGCACGATCCCGGAATATTGCGAGATGTTCGCCGCCACGGTTCGCGCGGTAAAGGACGTGCTGCCCGAAGCGCGGGTCGGCGGGCCGCACACCTGCGGCGCGCACGACAACCCCAAGGCGCAGACCTTCCTGCGCGGCGTGCTCGACTACGTGACCGAGCACGAGGTGCCGATCGACTTCATCGCCTTCCACGCCAAGGGCCAGCCCAAGCTGAAGGACGGCGAAGTGCGGATGGGCGTCGCGAAGCACCTGCTCGACATTCGCGGCAACCTCGAGATCATCGCCGAGTATCCGCCGCTCGCGAAGCTGCCGGTCATCATCGGCGAATCCGATCCCGAGGGCTGCGCCGCCTGTTCCGCCCGCGTTCATCCGCAGAACGCCTACCGCAACGGGCCGCTCTACGGTGTCTACGTGGTCGAGAGCATGATGCGCACCTACGAGTTGTCGCGGAATTCCGGCATCCATATCGAGGGCGCGGTGACGTGGGCCTTCATGTTCGATGGCCAGCCGTGGTTCGACGGCTTCCGCGATCTCGCCACCAATGGTGTCTGCAAGGCGGTGCTGAACGCGTTCCGGCTCATGGGCAAGCTCGACGGCGACTGGATCGCGGCGGAGAGTGACGGCGCGCTGCCGCTCGATCAGATCCTCGACCAGGGGGTGCGCCGGGCGCCGGACCTGAACTGCGTCGCGACGCGCGACGACACGGGCGTCAGCGTCCTGTTCTGGAACTACCACGATGACAATGTGGTCAACGACGGCGACACCGCCGAAATCACGCTCGACCTCTCGGGCCTGCCGGATGGCACCCTGACGCTGCGCGAGTTCCGGATGGACGCGGACCACGGCAACGCCTTCGGCGTGTGGCAGGACATGGGATCGCCGCAGGATCCGTCGGCCGAACAGCTGGAGAAGCTCCACGCTGCGTCCGAACTGCCGGTCATCGCCGAGGCGAGCGAGACTGCGCACAGCGGCAAGCTGACATACGGAACCTCCCTCCCGCGGCAGGGGGTCGGTCTCTTGCGGATCGACTTCTGA
- a CDS encoding GntR family transcriptional regulator has translation MAKDLGNEEEAVARAIEHDIIFGRLGPGERLREETISREKDASRHHVRQALMILERSGIVSRERNKGAHVRAYSADEVRQLYDVREMLTRQAALKIDLPASATDIAEMQALQARYEAAIESNTLPEIHATNDAFHVGFFSLCRNPYLVNMLKRAMDMTYVIRAANMGNPDQLASARAEHRAMIALLAGTDSWALSELCVQHLRPSKSHYLKRLEAEESESRTSRRPARQAQET, from the coding sequence ATGGCGAAGGATCTCGGCAACGAGGAAGAGGCGGTCGCGCGCGCGATCGAACACGACATCATCTTCGGCCGCCTCGGACCCGGTGAACGCCTGCGGGAAGAGACGATTTCCCGGGAGAAGGACGCCTCGCGCCACCACGTGCGGCAGGCGCTGATGATCCTCGAGAGATCGGGGATCGTCTCGCGCGAGCGGAACAAGGGGGCCCATGTCCGCGCCTATTCCGCCGACGAGGTCCGCCAGCTTTACGACGTACGCGAGATGCTGACCCGGCAGGCCGCGCTCAAGATCGACCTGCCCGCCAGCGCCACCGACATCGCCGAGATGCAGGCGCTCCAGGCGCGGTACGAAGCGGCGATCGAAAGCAACACGCTGCCCGAGATCCACGCGACGAACGATGCCTTCCACGTCGGGTTCTTCTCGCTTTGCCGGAACCCATACCTCGTCAACATGCTGAAGCGGGCGATGGACATGACCTATGTCATCCGCGCCGCGAACATGGGCAATCCGGACCAGCTCGCCTCGGCCCGGGCGGAGCACCGGGCGATGATCGCGCTGCTTGCGGGGACGGATTCCTGGGCCCTGTCAGAACTTTGCGTTCAGCACCTCCGGCCCAGCAAGAGCCACTACCTCAAGCGGCTCGAGGCGGAGGAGAGTGAAAGCCGGACATCGCGTAGGCCTGCTCGACAAGCGCAAGAGACCTGA
- a CDS encoding Gfo/Idh/MocA family protein, whose product MQPLRIALVGAGWVTEHHLRAYGELGDRVEVTALADPDPTVRADRAERWGVPRTFASDAEMLAAVEVDAVDVANPREHHAASVERAVAAGLPVLCQKPLAPTWEEARALVDRLPHDARLMVHENWRYRPHFARIREWVAEGRIGRLRQATLLARTSGFLPDETGALPALTRQPMLAGLSRMLLMEVLIHHVDTVRSIVGEMELLAAVLGNDTAELQGEDRATMLLRTNSGAAVTLIGDFRTHGQPGGLSDELELQGTDGAIRLEGDRLTLFRRDETLAEDRPDLAANYTAAYRDAIAAFVEAVATGQGADHFRAQVEDNLRSLALVEQAYAMSGFHSPPPRAA is encoded by the coding sequence ATGCAGCCGCTGCGGATCGCCCTCGTCGGGGCCGGATGGGTCACTGAACATCACCTTCGCGCCTATGGCGAGCTCGGAGACCGGGTCGAGGTGACGGCCCTCGCCGATCCCGATCCGACCGTCCGGGCAGACCGTGCAGAGCGCTGGGGCGTGCCACGGACCTTCGCCTCGGATGCCGAGATGCTGGCGGCGGTCGAGGTCGACGCGGTCGACGTCGCCAATCCGCGCGAACACCACGCGGCCTCGGTTGAGCGTGCGGTCGCCGCCGGCCTTCCTGTGCTCTGTCAGAAACCGCTGGCCCCCACGTGGGAGGAAGCGCGTGCGCTGGTCGACCGGCTTCCACACGACGCACGGCTTATGGTTCACGAGAACTGGCGCTACCGCCCCCATTTCGCCCGGATTCGCGAGTGGGTCGCCGAAGGTCGGATCGGCCGGCTCCGCCAGGCGACGCTGCTGGCGCGCACCTCGGGCTTCCTGCCGGACGAAACCGGCGCGCTGCCCGCACTGACACGGCAGCCTATGCTGGCGGGCCTGTCGCGGATGCTGCTGATGGAAGTGCTGATCCACCATGTGGATACCGTGCGCTCCATCGTCGGTGAGATGGAGCTGCTGGCCGCAGTCCTTGGCAACGACACCGCCGAATTGCAGGGCGAGGACCGCGCGACCATGTTGCTGCGGACCAACTCGGGCGCCGCCGTCACGCTGATCGGCGACTTCCGCACGCACGGGCAACCCGGTGGCCTGTCGGACGAGCTGGAACTCCAGGGCACTGACGGCGCGATCCGGCTCGAGGGCGACCGCCTGACCCTGTTCCGTAGGGACGAGACGCTTGCCGAGGATCGCCCCGACCTCGCCGCGAACTACACGGCTGCCTATCGTGACGCGATCGCGGCCTTCGTGGAGGCGGTCGCGACAGGGCAGGGGGCCGATCATTTCCGCGCCCAGGTCGAAGACAATCTCAGGTCTCTTGCGCTTGTCGAGCAGGCCTACGCGATGTCCGGCTTTCACTCTCCTCCGCCTCGAGCCGCTTGA
- a CDS encoding dihydrodipicolinate synthase family protein → MHCTGLWPPAATPFRADLSVDTAALVRHCETLLADGASGLAPLGTTSEANSLTLEERREVLDALLAAIPAKKLMPGTGACALGDAIALSGHAARAGCAGVLLLPPFFYKGVGDDGLYEYVARVIDGVSDDRLRVYLYHIPQMAGVGWSLDLIARLRTDFPDIVVGLKDSSGDWDNTSAIIEANPGFAVFPANEAHLSDAIPLGAAGCISATANVNAGGISSLIAALQSGKDATELQKDATHKRLAVTAGPLIPGIKALLGLSYSDADWSIVRPPLTAMGRADAEALQAKMSTEAMTS, encoded by the coding sequence ATGCATTGCACCGGCCTGTGGCCCCCGGCGGCAACCCCGTTCCGCGCCGACCTGAGCGTCGACACGGCGGCTTTGGTGCGCCACTGCGAGACGCTTCTGGCGGATGGCGCGAGCGGCCTCGCCCCCCTCGGCACGACGAGCGAGGCCAACAGCCTGACGCTGGAGGAACGCCGCGAGGTGCTCGACGCGCTTCTCGCCGCGATCCCGGCGAAGAAGCTGATGCCGGGCACCGGCGCGTGCGCCCTTGGCGATGCGATTGCGCTCAGCGGCCATGCCGCACGCGCAGGCTGCGCAGGTGTGCTCCTGCTGCCGCCGTTCTTCTACAAGGGCGTCGGCGATGACGGGCTGTACGAGTACGTCGCGCGGGTGATCGACGGCGTGTCCGACGACCGGCTGCGCGTCTATCTCTACCATATTCCGCAGATGGCGGGTGTCGGCTGGTCGCTCGACCTGATCGCGCGGCTGCGCACGGATTTTCCCGACATCGTGGTGGGGCTCAAGGACAGTTCGGGCGACTGGGACAACACGAGCGCGATCATCGAGGCGAACCCCGGCTTCGCCGTCTTCCCCGCGAACGAGGCGCACCTGTCTGACGCCATTCCGCTCGGCGCGGCAGGCTGCATCTCGGCCACCGCGAACGTGAACGCAGGAGGTATTTCCAGCCTGATCGCGGCGTTGCAGTCGGGCAAGGACGCGACCGAGTTGCAGAAGGACGCGACGCACAAGCGGCTGGCCGTCACCGCCGGGCCGCTGATCCCGGGGATCAAGGCACTGCTGGGCCTGAGCTATAGCGATGCCGACTGGTCCATTGTCCGGCCACCGCTGACGGCGATGGGGCGCGCGGATGCCGAGGCGCTCCAAGCCAAGATGTCGACCGAAGCGATGACCTCGTGA
- a CDS encoding dihydroxy-acid dehydratase: MSGKGTGLAGRLTAYGDEGFAKFLRETFLLARGYGADDLDRPVVAICDTGSDFNPCHATAPQLVEAISRGVSMAGGLPLVFPTISLHESFAHPTSMFLRNLMSMDTEEMLKALPLDSAVLIGGCDKTIPAQLMGAISADVPTLSVTVGPMLTGSNEGTRLGACTDCRRLWTEHRAGAMSDTELRTAQSQLMASHGTCMVMGTASTMACIAETLGFMLPGGASIPAVHSERLRHAEASGRRAVEMARGAGPLPSSLVTKASARNAAVALQALGGSTNVTIHLAAILGRAGVTLDLEELDEIGRKTPILCDLKPVGRLYMQDFHAAGGFPALLRELAEAGHFDADTTSADGRQWSEVLDDWPAWSDTTIIRKAADPVVEGSAIAVLRGSLVPGGAILKQAAMSAHLRQHEGPALVFDGLEDLAARIDDPDLEVTPDHVLVLRNIGPVGAPGMPEAGSIPIPLKLAREGVRDMVRISDARMSGTAYGAVVLHASPEAAVGGPLALVRDGDRIRLDTEARMLDLLVDEDELERRRAEWSAPEVPARGYAKLFVESVQQAEHGCDFDFLVGTDGARDE, encoded by the coding sequence ATGAGCGGCAAGGGAACGGGACTGGCCGGACGGCTCACGGCCTACGGCGACGAGGGCTTCGCGAAGTTCCTGCGCGAGACCTTCCTGCTGGCGCGGGGCTACGGGGCCGACGACCTCGACCGGCCGGTGGTGGCGATCTGCGACACAGGATCGGACTTCAACCCCTGCCACGCCACCGCGCCGCAACTGGTCGAGGCGATCTCGCGCGGGGTGTCGATGGCCGGCGGGCTGCCGCTGGTCTTTCCGACGATCTCCCTCCACGAGAGCTTTGCCCATCCGACCTCGATGTTCCTGCGCAACCTCATGTCGATGGACACCGAGGAGATGCTGAAGGCGCTGCCGCTCGATTCCGCGGTGCTGATCGGCGGCTGCGACAAGACGATCCCGGCACAATTGATGGGCGCGATCAGTGCCGACGTGCCGACCCTGTCGGTCACGGTGGGGCCGATGCTGACCGGCAGCAATGAGGGCACGCGGCTTGGGGCCTGTACAGATTGCCGGCGGCTCTGGACGGAGCATCGCGCGGGCGCGATGAGCGACACTGAACTGCGCACCGCGCAGTCGCAGCTGATGGCGTCGCACGGCACCTGCATGGTGATGGGCACCGCCAGCACGATGGCCTGCATCGCCGAGACGCTGGGCTTCATGCTTCCCGGGGGCGCAAGCATCCCGGCTGTCCATTCCGAGCGTCTGCGCCATGCCGAGGCCTCTGGCCGCCGCGCGGTCGAGATGGCGCGCGGCGCAGGGCCCCTGCCCTCTTCCCTCGTCACCAAGGCCAGCGCGCGCAACGCGGCGGTGGCGCTCCAGGCGCTTGGCGGGTCCACCAACGTGACGATCCACCTCGCCGCGATCCTCGGCCGCGCCGGGGTGACGCTGGATCTCGAGGAATTGGACGAGATCGGGCGCAAGACGCCAATCCTCTGCGATCTGAAGCCGGTCGGGCGGCTCTACATGCAGGACTTCCACGCGGCGGGCGGCTTCCCTGCCCTGCTGCGCGAGCTGGCCGAGGCCGGGCATTTCGACGCCGACACGACGAGCGCCGACGGGCGGCAATGGTCCGAAGTGCTGGACGACTGGCCAGCGTGGAGCGACACGACCATCATCCGCAAGGCCGCCGACCCGGTGGTCGAAGGCAGCGCGATCGCGGTGCTGCGCGGCAGCCTCGTCCCCGGCGGGGCGATCCTGAAACAGGCCGCGATGAGTGCGCATCTGCGACAGCACGAAGGGCCTGCACTGGTGTTCGACGGGCTGGAGGATCTGGCTGCCCGCATCGACGATCCCGATCTCGAGGTGACGCCCGACCACGTGCTGGTGCTGCGCAACATCGGCCCCGTCGGCGCGCCGGGCATGCCGGAAGCAGGGTCGATCCCGATCCCGCTGAAGCTGGCCCGCGAGGGGGTGCGCGACATGGTGCGGATCTCGGACGCCCGGATGTCCGGCACTGCATATGGTGCGGTTGTCCTGCACGCGTCGCCGGAAGCCGCCGTCGGTGGACCTCTGGCGCTGGTCCGGGACGGCGACCGCATCCGGCTCGATACGGAGGCGCGGATGCTCGACCTGTTGGTCGACGAGGATGAACTGGAGCGGCGGCGCGCCGAATGGTCTGCGCCCGAGGTGCCCGCGCGGGGCTATGCCAAGCTGTTCGTCGAGAGCGTCCAGCAGGCCGAGCATGGCTGCGACTTCGATTTCCTCGTCGGCACGGACGGCGCTCGGGATGAGTGA